DNA from Kryptolebias marmoratus isolate JLee-2015 linkage group LG8, ASM164957v2, whole genome shotgun sequence:
GTTCTTCATGATTTCCCTTAAAGGTCAGGGGCTTCAATGGAGCGATGAACATTGTGCGCCTGCTGAAGCAACGCGGTGTGAAGCTGTCGTTTGTCCTGGATGAAGGCCTGGGTATACTCGATGGCGTCATCGATGGTCTCGAAGGGCCTGCTGCTCTGTGAGGAACACTTGCTCTCTAATGCTTTTACCTGATATAATACTGAGTTTGCACCCTTTGTTCTGTAAAAAAGGCAACACTTTGTCTTAGCCTGACAAGGCATCTTATAAAAGTGGAACGTTTCGGAAGAAACGTTGAAAGGCGCTGTCGCAGCTGCTGCccaaagaaaattataaaaaaaactacattttggtGTATAAATGTATCGGAAGTGTAACGAAAACCAAGAAAGAAATGCTAAAgttgctgccagtggctcaatatggtcaccatggtaaccacacacacctgtgtctgtcacttcctgactgccaagttattGAGAAGCAGACAGGACCGCTGACTGAaaattaagcctcaaacagtcgtgcaaaacaagtcaaatctgACCATCAGAAAACTCTGATGGTCCTACGTTggaatttttgtgtttctactGGATTTTTTTGTAGGTGATATGACAAGTAAAAAAGaccctccacttcctgttttaaagagaaaactttGACCTAAAGTAAACTTAAGCCTGTAGAAACTTTCTGTGCTCTGCCGTCTGGGGGTAGGAGAGAAAACAGTAAGTTTTATAGCAGTGACAGACACACTGGGTCTGAGCTGggttttctctctgtttcacCAACATCCCATCGATCATCagtcttttttattaatattattgtgtaagttttttttgcaaattttgtctacATTGCGCAACTtgctgctaccaaaagtcatcgCACACTGTTCTGGATCAAGTCGCACACTTTGATATAcgatttgcatgttttatttccaagTTGTGCGATGAGATGCAGGACGTTTTActatttcataaaaacaaactaagttGTAATGGAatagtaataagggtgcttcaaCCCTTATGCATTGGCGCCCTTTATAATATGTTCGTGTTTCTAGAAAGAATAAATATAGGCGGCTGATCAGCTTCTGCATGTTGTGTGTTCACGTTTTTCAGAATTGGGCTCAGTGAGAAGGGCTCAGCCATTGTGAAGCTCAGTGTGTCTATGGCTCCTGGTCACGCCTCGATTCCTCCCAGAGAGTCCAGCATTGGGATTTTGGCTTCAGCCGTTAAACGGTGAGAAGTGCATTTTGCGTCTTTATTTTTACTATATTAAAGTCATCGCAAAATTTTAcaatcatcctttttttttaatgttatatcCTCAGACTTGAGGAGAACCCCATGCCGAGGTTATTTGGTTATGGGCCCGAACGGGAAACCTTTGAACATTTGGCTCATAAGGTAGGAGGATTCAAGGCCATGAAGTCTTGCTGTGTCCTTTATCTCACCATAATCTCATAcagttgctttatttaaaaaaaaaaaaaaacccagttcaAGCTCCCAatgaagtttgtgttttcaaactTATGGCTGTTCTCCCCAGTCCTTAGCAGGTAATCGTGCTGTACATTTGGATCagcaatttctttttccttctggTTGTTTCGCCAATAAAATGAGTGAGTTGTTGTGTGTGATGCTGTATCGCAGATTACTTGAAAGAAGACCAGACAGTAACGCCTTCGTTAGGACAACCACAGCAGTAACCATGTTTAACGCAGGAGTTAAGGTACAAGTGTCAATCTGAAATGGCAGACGATTcagatagttgttttttttttgtttttggatatTAAGTCTGTAATATCTGTCCATTTTCAGGTGAACGTCCTCCCGTCCCTCGCTGAAGCTTATGTAAATCTACGAATCCACTCGGCACAGACGTTAAAAGAGGTAGCACCAGAAATTTGACTCTGCCTTCTTAGAATAACTGGAAACACTCCTGAGTTGAATGGGATGTGCGCTGTCTTGCCCAGATCTTAGAGCTCATCCAGGAAACCGTGGGGGACCCGCGGGTGAAGATAGAGCTCATCCACGGATTCGATCCCCTACCTGTCAGCTCTGCTGATGAGAGGTCTTTTGGCTTCCAGATCATCAAGAAAACAGTGCTGGACATGTTTCCGGCAGTTACGGTTGCTCCAGGTACGGTCCAAATATTTGAAATTGTAAACGTTTTGGTTATTCAGGTGAAATTATTTGGAATTATTCGCTAAAGAGGTTTGACCTAATCTTTACATGTGCAGGCATCTGCATCGGGAACACAGACAGTCGGCACTTTAAAGATCTGACCAGTGATATTTATCGCTTTGCTCCTGTCTGGTTTAAACCAGGTGATAGTCAAAGGTAAGATGGAATAAAAGTACTTTCAACAAAACCGTCTGTAGTCGTAAAGATAAACCTCTTGTGGACTGTAGAAACTGTCCTTGACTGGAACAAAAGAGACcttgtttcagtttgtcatATGATTCGGTCAAAGATTTGTGTGTTCTTGtgctttttaagttttgatttaACAAATCCAGCTGGGATTGTGTTACAGACAGCGTAAGCTTCATATTTCACCTCTAGTCACACAAAACCCTTTTATAAAGCACGAACGCCAAGAATGGGTCAAGTCAAGGAAAAGTATTCCTGGACACCatgaacaaaaagcaaattttctctctcttttttttttttttcctaggtTCCACGGGATAAATGAACGGATTTCCAAAAAGAACTACGAGGAGATTGTctcattcttttttaatctgattCAAAACTGTGACATTCAGAAGCTCCCTGAGCCACACAGCTCTGTTCATGAACTCTGAGGAACCAGCAGCTTTAGGTGCTCCGGGTTTACTGTGATTTGATGCTGCTTCAGTACAACTGAGTTCACTTGAATGAAATtgtaatgaattaaaaaaaaaaaaaaaaaaaaaaaaaaaccctcttttaTTGTGAGTTGAATTCATCGTATTCAACAGTTCTGTGTGAGTTGAGTCATTTTGTCCCGGATGATTCAATTCTTAAAGTACAATCATTGAATTTGCagttcagatttaaaatgtctcattttgtAGAGCCTTTGCGAGAGACGAGCGATGCCGTTAAATCAACACAAAGTAAACTCGACGCtgtaaaagaaaggcaaatcaGCCGCGTGGagagctttaaataaataaaagtgttgttgAAATATGCAGTTGTGGTTTATTCCAAGCCTATGGCTACGCCATGTACTGATACATATCAGTAAGTAGTTTTTGAGAAGTTGATAATAAAGTTGTGTTTACAGTCATTTCTGTACTCATGGGTGGTATGTTAGTTAGTTGGTTAGCACTATGGCTTCACACAAAGAAGTTCTGGGGTTAGAGTCTCACCTGTatggagtttgcatgtgtgggttttctcttgGTACTCCGGTCACAATTCAAAGACATaaatgttaggttaattgaagATGGAGTGGTGACCCAGCCAGGGTGTATCCCACCTCTCCCCTGATGACTGCTGACTCCATGACACCctcctaaaaactaaaacttcctCTTTATCCAACATATTGTATATTGCTGTCTTTTTGCGTGATATTTTCACATAgaatatgttgtgtttatttgaaaactgtCTGGAAAACCTCATCTAACAGTCATTAGTCGTTTACTCACAGGAGTTGTGCTTTAAAACTCTACGGCACAGTCAACGATTGAATTGCGAACAACTGCTCCTGTAGTAATCATTACCtaaaaaaacagttgctaaGGTTTACGACATGAAACCTGTTGCACCGCATATGCAAATCAGATGGTGGTTTGTAGAAGACCTTTGACtttacaaagaaaaccaaacaacttGCACCTCTCTTTGGATccagggtttttctttcttgttcacATTAAGACAATTGTATTcattatttgcatatttggtaAACTGCAAATGCATTAATTCTGAACATATTAATAAAGACCACACTTTTATTCAAATGCTGCAAACAGCTGACATCATAAGCAAGTAGAAATAATCATTTTCTAGCTGAGTTCAGACCTCTTTAATCTAGtgaaaacaataacacaatTAATGAAGAGCATCCAGaaagtggagaaaaacaaaccaaaaatctGTTGTATgatgaaattttaatttataattttcagCCTCttgcagaaaatgaataaacatgtTTGCCTTAGGGTAACCACATTATTgccatattttaaaatgtgttcctGTGTGGCAGCTTGTCCAAATAAAATAAGGTCAGATGCTCGTTGTGACGAAATGTGACcacaaaacaagcagacacAATATTTGCTGTGTAGTGTTCTGACTGTGTGTTGGGGATTATgatcaactactaccacatcaaactttggCCTAATATCtgccaattttgtgttggctaagttaTCTTAGTTGTggcgccatcttgaattggattggttCCAAAGGTTATTGAGGTGAAGACGTACAGCTATTTATGAACTTCTTGAGTTTTCCATTAAAATCAATTcactggtttatgaaatattttgcaaacaaatggGCAAATGTGACTGTAATAGTTACCGTGGAAGTCAGAAAGTATGTGTTTCGGATCACTCTCACCTTCTACCACAtataaattttaggtcaatagcTGCAAACCTggttgagttgtagccatttttgtgtttccatcttGAGCTGTggatgtacgtccaatgattattttttgaaggttttattaacatctgttcagtggttcatgaaatattttgctaacacaacagacaaacgaacacccGCACATTAAGACGAGCAAAAGCATCACCTTCGCCTTCTTCTGCAGGCAATAATGAAAGTTGGCCAGGCCAGCCCAGTGGCAGCATTTGCAGCTGTCTCGATCTAAGTGATGCTGTGAGCACAGCTGGGAAAAAAGCCTGGCTCATCAGATTTGGCATGAAGCCCATCTGTCTTTGTGGCACTGAAATTGGCAGGGATTTTAGTTGAAGCGATGATTGTTGGTCTGGGAGGAGTTTGGGTGTGCAGtcgatcagttgtagatggagtCACTTGGTATTAAGTGGTTTGAGTCatgggaggaggagaaaaatgtATTCGATTAAATTagcctctttttctttcagctgttcccttttcagggtcatcctcctccatctaactctgtcttctgtgtcctctgttcTCACTCCATCTACCTCcatatggggcgccgtttgtaaacaagcttgtgctcaaaattcatgcctaaattttgtcacatttagcttcaaacactttaaaaatgtagtgtggattttctgatgtcactttttacaacatttagctagttaaatgtaattgttacagctacatgctaaatataaatctaaatcctaaNNNNNNNNNNNNNNNNNNNNNNNNNNNNNNNNNNNNNNNNNNNNNNNNNNNNNNNNNNNNNNNNNNNNNNNNNNNNNNNNNNNNNNNNNNNNNNNNNNNNNNNNNNNNNNNNNNNNNNNNNNNNNNNNNNNNNNNNNNNNNNNNNNNNNNNNNNNNNNNNNNNNNNNNNNNNNNNNNNNNNNNNNNNNNNNNNNNNNNNNNNNNNNNNNNNNNNNNNNNNNNNNNNNNNNNNNNNNNNNNNNNNNNNNNNNNNNNNNNNNNNNNNNNNNNNNNNNNNNNNNNNNNNNNNNNNNNNNNNNNNNNNNNNNNNNNNNNNNNNNNNNNNNNNNNNNNNNNNNNNNNNNNNNNNNNNNNNNNNNNNNNNNNNNNNNNNNNNNNNNNNNNNNNNNNNNNNNNNNNNNNNNNNNNNNNNNNNNNNNNNNNNNNNNNNNNNNNNNNNNNNNNNNNNNNNNNNNNNNNNNNNNNNNNNNNNNNNNNNNNNNNNNNNNNNNNNNNNNNNNNNNNNNNNNNNNNNNNNNNNNNNNNNNNNNNNNNNNNNNNNNNNNNNNNNNNNNNNNNNNNNNNNNNNNNNNNNNNNNNNNNNNNNNNNNNNNNNNNNNNNNNNNNNNNNNNNNNNNNNNNNNNNNNNNNNNNNNNNNNNNNNNNNNNNNNNNNNNNNNNNNNNNNNNNNNNNNNNNNNNNNNNNNNNNNNNNNNNNNNNNNNNNNNNNNNNNNNNNNNNNNNNNNNNNNNNNNNNNNNNNNNNNNNNNNNNNNNNNNNNNNNNNNNNNNNNNNNNNNNNNNNNNNNNNNNNNNNNNNNNNNNNNNNNNNNNNNNNNNNNNNNNNNNNNNNNNNNNNNNNNNNNNNNNNNNNNNNNNNNNNNNNNNNNNNNNNNNNNNNNNNNNNNNNNNNNNNNNNNNNNNNNNNNNNNNNNNNNNNNNNNNNNNNNNNNNNNNNNNNNNNNNNNNNNNNNNNNNNNNNNNNNNNNNNNNNNNNNNNNNNNNNNNNNNNNNNNNNNNNNNNNNNNNNNNNNNNNNNNNNNNNNNNNNNNNNNNNNNNNNNNNNNNNNNNNNNNNNNNNNNNNNNNNNNNNNNNNNNNNNNNNNNNNNNNNNNNNNNNNNNNNNNNNNNNNNNNNNNNNNNNNNNNNNNNNNNNNNNNNNNNNNNNNNNNNNNNNNNNNNNNNNNNNNNNNNNNNNNNNNNNNNNNNNNNNNNNNNNNNNNNNNNNNNNNNNNNNNNNNNNNNNNNNNNNNNNNNNNNNNNNNNNNNNNNNNNNNNNNNNNNNNNNNNNNNNNNNNNNNNNNNNNNNNNNNNNNNNNNNNNNNNNNNNNNNNNNNNNNNNNNNNNNNNNNNNNNNNNNNNNNNNNNNNNNNNNNNNNNNNNNNNNNNNNNNNNNNNNNNNNNNNNNNNNNNNNNNNNNNNNNNNNNNNNNNNNNNNNNNNNNNNNNNNNNNNNNNNNNNNNNNNNNNNNNNNNNNNNNNNNNNNNNNNNNNNNNNNNNNNNNNNNNNNNNNNNNNNNNNNNNNNNNNNNNNNNNNNNNNNNNNNNNNNNNNNNNNNNNNNNNNNNNNNNNNNNNNNNNNNNNNNNNNNNNNNNNNNNNNNNNNNNNNNNNNNNNNNNNNNNNNNNNNNNNNNNNNNNNNNNNNNNNNNcctctgcacatgtccaaaccatctcagtctggcctctctaactttatctcccagtccttcaacctgtgctgtacctctgatgacctcattcctaatcctgtccatccttgtccctcccaaggagaacctcaacatcttctgctctgccacttccagttctgt
Protein-coding regions in this window:
- the pm20d1.2 gene encoding N-fatty-acyl-amino acid synthase/hydrolase PM20D1.2 — translated: MTESRFKLVKLVKVLAGSLLLAVLALFTVASIRTLSLDVNVGLQLADWEKTNNLSLVINQQQREELLARFKEAIRIPTVSFSENESNTTALREFDAFLRKAFPTVFSSSLVRHEVVANYSHLFRVQGSQPDLVPYMLLAHIDVVPAAESDGWEAPPFSAKEINGFIYGRGTIDDKYAVMGILQALEYLLLKGYAPRRAFYIGLGHDEEVRGFNGAMNIVRLLKQRGVKLSFVLDEGLGILDGVIDGLEGPAALIGLSEKGSAIVKLSVSMAPGHASIPPRESSIGILASAVKRLEENPMPRLFGYGPERETFEHLAHKFKLPMKFVFSNLWLFSPVLSRLLERRPDSNAFVRTTTAVTMFNAGVKVNVLPSLAEAYVNLRIHSAQTLKEILELIQETVGDPRVKIELIHGFDPLPVSSADERSFGFQIIKKTVLDMFPAVTVAPGICIGNTDSRHFKDLTSDIYRFAPVWFKPGDSQRFHGINERISKKNYEEIVSFFFNLIQNCDIQKLPEPHSSVHEL